The nucleotide window TTGCGCCGCGCTGCTGGCGCTGGCGCTAACGCCCACGTCCGCAGGCGCGACGTCGCGGATCAAGGATCTCGCCAATATCGAAGGCGTGCGACAGAACCAGTTGATCGGCTACGGTCTGGTCGTCGGCCTCAACGGCACCGGCGATACGCTGAACAACATCCCCTTCACCAAGCAATCGCTGCAGGCGATGCTGGAGCGCATGGGCGTCAACATCCGCGGCGCCACCATCCGCACCGGCAACGTCGCCGCCGTCATGGTCACCGGCAACCTGCCGGCGTTCGGCACCCAGGGCACGCGGATGGACGTCACGGTCTCCGCGCTCGGCGATGCCAAGAATCTGCAGGGCGGCACCCTGCTCGTCACCCCCCTGCTCGGCGCCGACGGCAACGTCTATGCGGTAGCCCAGGGTTCGCTGGCGATCTCCGGCTTCCAGGCCGAAGGCGAAGCTGCCAAGATCGTGCGCGGCGTGCCCACCGTCGGCCGCATCGCCAACGGCGCCATCATCGAGCGCGAGATCGAATTCGCGCTCAATCGCCTGCCGAATGTGCGGCTCGCGCTGCGCAACGCCGACTTCACCACCGCCAAGCGCATTGCGGCGGCGGTCAACGACTTCCTCGGCGTCAAGACCGCCGAGCCGATCGACCCCTCCACGGTGCAGTTGGCGATCCCCGCCGAATTCAAGGGCAACGTCGTCGCTTTCCTCACCGAGATCGAGCAATTGCAGGTCGATCCTGATCTCGCCGCCAAGATCGTCATCGACGAGCGCTCCGGCATCATCGTGATGGGCCGCGACGTTCGCGTCGCCACCGTGGCGGTGGCGCAAGGCAATCTTACCGTGACGATCTCCGAAAGCCCGCAGGTCAGTCAGCCCAATCCGCTGTCGCGCGGCCGAACTGTCGTCACGCCGCGCACCGGCGTCAGCGTCTCCGAGGACGGCAAGAAATTCGCGGTCGTGAAGGACGGCGTCTCGCTGCAGCAACTCGTCGACGGCCTAAATGGTCTCGGCATTGGTCCACGCGACCTGATCGGCATCCTGCAGGCGATCAAGGCCGCCGGCGCGATCCAGGCCGACATCGAGGTGATGTGATGAACGTCATCGCCAATCCCTACGACAAGACCTCGCTGATCAACGGCCGCAGGGACCCGCTGCTTGCCGATGCCCTGACCAAGATTTCGCCCGAGGCGCAAAAGAAGACGCGCGCCAAAGCCGAGGAGTTCGAGGCGATGTTCCTCAACTCGATGTTTTCGCAGATGACCACCGGCGTCAAAGGCGAAGGACCGTTCGGCGACACGACCGGCACCGGCGTCTGGCGCTCGATGCTGACGGACGAATATTCGAAATCCATCGCCAAGTCCGGCGGCCTCGGCATCTCCAACGATGTCTTCCGCACCCTGATCCTCCAGCAAGCCAACCGCGTCGGCTGATCCAAAGGAAACCCCCGACATGAATCAGCATCCTCAGGCCAAGCCCGCACCGGTCCCCGCGCCAGCAAGAGCGATCTCCACGCCGGCCGAGGCGCGCAAACTCGCGGAAGAACTGATGGACGTGATGAGCGCGCTGCTCGGCATCATCGAGCGCGAAACCGAGCTGGTTCGCGCCGGCAACGTGCGTGAGGCGATACGGCTGGAGGAGCAGAAGGGCGAGCTGTCACGCCGCTACATGCTCGCAGTCGAGAATCTGAAGAACGCGCAGAAGTATTTGGCGCAGGTGTCGCCGGAACTGCTGACCACGCTACGCCGCCATCACGACACCTTCCGCGCGATGCTGCAGATCAATCTCACCGTGCTTGCCACCGCGCATGCGGTGTCCGAGGGCATCGTGCGCGGCGTCAACGCCGAGATCCAGCGCAAGAATATTCCGAATACCTATACGGCTTCGGGAAAACGCGCCGCGCCGGGGCCGCGCAACATCACCCCGCTCTCGGTCAGCCGTTCGCTGTAAGCGATCGCGGTCTTCCGTCCGCTACAATTTTCACTAAATTTGCGCGCCCGCGTCAGAGCGGGATTCAGCGTGTTCCCTAACATCGCGTTGAGATGTAGTCGGCTATATTGCAACCGAGGAGGGGTTGGGATTTGACTCGCAGCAAGCCTGGAGGCTGCCATGAGTACAGATTTCAACATCAAGCCGGTGGGGGCACCGGTTGCCGCGCCGATCGTTCAGCATGTGAGCGAGGCGGCACAACATGCGGTCGCAACCGAACTGCCGGCGAGCAAGAGCGTCTCGGCAGTCGATTCAAGCGCGCGCGCCAGTACCGATTCCGCCGCGGTCCGCGTCTCCATTTCGAATCCTGCAGTATCGAACCAGGTCGTGATCGACCGAGATGCACGCGCCGTCGTCTATCAAGTAGTCGACGTCAAGACGAGCCAGGTGGTGAAGCAGTTTCCGGAGGAAGCCGTGCTACGCC belongs to Bradyrhizobium icense and includes:
- a CDS encoding flagellar basal body P-ring protein FlgI, whose product is MPGIRSARLISVACAALLALALTPTSAGATSRIKDLANIEGVRQNQLIGYGLVVGLNGTGDTLNNIPFTKQSLQAMLERMGVNIRGATIRTGNVAAVMVTGNLPAFGTQGTRMDVTVSALGDAKNLQGGTLLVTPLLGADGNVYAVAQGSLAISGFQAEGEAAKIVRGVPTVGRIANGAIIEREIEFALNRLPNVRLALRNADFTTAKRIAAAVNDFLGVKTAEPIDPSTVQLAIPAEFKGNVVAFLTEIEQLQVDPDLAAKIVIDERSGIIVMGRDVRVATVAVAQGNLTVTISESPQVSQPNPLSRGRTVVTPRTGVSVSEDGKKFAVVKDGVSLQQLVDGLNGLGIGPRDLIGILQAIKAAGAIQADIEVM
- the flgJ gene encoding flagellar assembly peptidoglycan hydrolase FlgJ, encoding MNVIANPYDKTSLINGRRDPLLADALTKISPEAQKKTRAKAEEFEAMFLNSMFSQMTTGVKGEGPFGDTTGTGVWRSMLTDEYSKSIAKSGGLGISNDVFRTLILQQANRVG